The following proteins are encoded in a genomic region of Xenopus laevis strain J_2021 chromosome 3L, Xenopus_laevis_v10.1, whole genome shotgun sequence:
- the XB22063322.L gene encoding uncharacterized protein LOC431836 precursor (The RefSeq protein has 1 substitution compared to this genomic sequence), producing MDRDKRRLSGVLSSLSLFCVILDLQLHGLSAANHAEIEGHLEMGRKLLAAGQLAEALTHYHAAVDGDPNNYLTYYKRAAVYLAMGKFRSALPDLSRAIQLKPDFLAARLQRGNILLKQGDVQEARQDFLSVLQSSPTNEEAQSQLERVQEVERNVGGASEAYERRDYYGAIALLEKVIEFSPWDPSARELRAECYLQVGELSNAVQDLKPTTKLRNDNRAAFLKLSKLYYSMGEHGESLSQVRECLKLDQDDKECFSHYKQVKKLSRQLEMAEELIREQRYEDAIEKFEASVKTEPRVEVYSTRAKERICHCLSKSQRTEEAILVCTEAHQRDPQNPLILRDRAEAYILNEEYEKAVEDLLQAKELDGESEEIKEGLERAQKLLKQSKKRDYYKILGVKRNANKQEVIKAYRKLAQQWHPDNFQSEEEKKEAEKKFIDIAAAKEVLTDPEMRQKVDAGEDPLDPENQQGSGHHQQWPFEFNPFGSGNYQFKFNYH from the exons ATGGACCGGGACAAACGCCGCCTCAGTGgggtcctgtcttctctctccctcttctgtgTCATCCTCGATCTGCAGCTGCATG GGTTATCGGCAGCAAACCATGCAGAAATAGAGGGGCACCTGGAGATGGGGCGCAAGCTGTTAGCAGCCGGGCAGCTGGCCGAGGCGCTTACACACTATCACGCTGCTGTGG ACGGAGACCCCAATAATTACCTGACGTATTATAAGCGGGCGGCCGTGTATCTGGCGATGGGGAAGTTCAGATCCGCCCTCCCCGACCTGAGCAGGGCCATCCAGCTGAAGCCTGACTTCCTGGCC GCACGACTGCAGAGAGGCAATATCCTCCTCAAGCAGGGAGATGTGCAGGAGGCCCGGCAAGACTTCCTGTCAGTG TTGCAGAGTAGCCCGACCAACGAGGAAGCACAAAGCCAGCTGGAGCGAGTGCAGGAAGTGGAGAGAAATGTGGGCGGAGCATCGGAGGCGTATGAGAGAAGAGATTATTATGGCGCCATTGCACTTCTAGAGAAAGTCATAGAG TTTTCCCCATGGGACCCCAGTGCCCGGGAGTTGAGGGCTGAGTGTTACCTGCAAGTAGGAGAGTTAAGTAATGCAGTGCAGGATCTGAAACCCACCACAAAGCTGCGTAATGACAACAGGGCCGCCTTCCTGAAGCTCAGCAAGTTGTACTACAGTATGGGCGAGCATGGGGAGAGTCTGAG CCAAGTGCGGGAATGTCTGAAGCTGGACCAGGATGACAAGGAATGTTTCTCTCATTATAAACAAGTCAAGAAACTCTCTCGGCAGCTGGAAATGGCTGAAGAATTAATCCGGGAGCAAAG GTATGAAGACGCCATTGAGAAATTTGAAGCTTCGGTAAAAACAGAACCCCGGGTGGAGGTGTACAGCACGCGAGCCAAAGAGAGAATCTGCCACTGCTTGTCAAAG AGCcagaaaacagaagaagccataTTGGTGTGTACAGAGGCGCATCAGAGAGACCCTCAGAACCCCCTCATCCTGCGAGACCGGGCCGAAGCCTATATTCTCAATGAGGAATATGAAAAAG CTGTGGAGGATCTCCTGCAGGCCAAAGAACTGGACGGAGAGAGCGAGGAGATAAAGGAAGGTCTAGAAAGGGCCCAGAAGCTGCTCAAACAGTCCAAGaagagagattattataaaaTACTGGGAGTTAAAAG AAACGCCAACAAGCAGGAAGTGATCAAAGCGTACAGGAAGTTGGCACAGCAGTGGCACCCGGACAACTTCCAGTCAGAGGAAGAGAAGAAAGAGGCGGAGAAGAAGTTTATCGACATTGCAGCGGCCAAAGAAGTGTTAACAGATCCAG AGATGCGTCAGAAGGTGGACGCTGGGGAAGATCCGTTGGACCCAGAAAACCAGCAGGGCTCCGGCCATCACCAGCAGTGGCCTTTTGAGTTTAACCCATTCGGCTCGGGCAATTATCAATTTAAATTTAACTATCACTGA
- the tm4sf5.L gene encoding transmembrane 4 L six family member 5 L homeolog (The RefSeq protein has 1 substitution compared to this genomic sequence), whose translation MCTGKCSRFLGLSLLPMSLSCIIANVLLFFPNGKTISTNHITLQVWLMGGIIGGGLFVLCPAFAAIRAGGEGCCGAGCCGNRCRMLRSVFSSIFGALGGFYCLIVSGTGLSDGPLCLMGGQWKYPFKGQTESYLFNKTSWDDCEEPKKIVLWNIVLFSMLLGFGALEFVLCAIQIVNGLMGVLCGDCRKKGKNEG comes from the exons ATGTGCACTGGCAAATGCTCTCGCTTCTTGGGCTTGTCTCTGCTCCCCATGTCCCTGAGCTGCATCATTGCTAATGTCCTCCTCTTCTTCCCTAATGGAAAGACCATCAGCACCGACCACATCACCCTCCAAGTCTGGCTGATGGGCGGCATTATAGGAGGGGGCCTCTTT GTCCTGTGTCCGGCCTTTGCAGCGATTCGTGCAGGGGGGGAAGGCTGCTGTGGGGCTGGATGCTGTGGAAACCGATGCAGA ATGCTCCGCTCAGTCTTCTCCTCCATATTCGGTGCTCTGGGAGGATTCTATTGCCTGATCGTGTCAGGCACAGGCCTGTCTGATGGACCTTTGTGCCTCATGGGGGGGCAGTGgaaatatccctttaagggccaAAC TGAGAGTTACCTGTTCAATAAGACTTCTTGGGATGACTGTGAGGAGCCTAAAAAGATTGTGCTGTGGAACATTGTCCTGTTTTCTATGCTCCTTGGGTTCGGTGCTCTAGAGTTTGTCCTCTGTGCCATCCAGATTGTCAACGGACTCATGGGCGTGTTGTGTGGGGACTGCAGAAAGAAGGGCAAG AATGAAGGCTGA
- the LOC108710475 gene encoding vitelline membrane outer layer protein 1 homolog — protein MRCTFCGYGKDSWNSSPGTASHLEDKMIIFAISIALLIKADQTIGKTIYVSNGGQQGEWGKPERCLAGTVAKGLSLKVEQPQGIGDDTSLNGIRLHCVRCRFPHDENMITSDFGLWGTWGPTKWCPYGFLSTFSLRVEGFQGQLDETAANNIKFKCSDNSTLEGDGLSWGMYGALSESCLYGICGITTKVVKPQGFGDDTALNDVHFSCCAAGAYNT, from the exons ATGAGGTGCACATTTTGTGGATATGGAAAAGATTCATGGAACTCATCTCCTGGAACAGCCTCTCATTTAGAAGACAAAATGATCATCTTTGCTATTTCCATTGCCCTTCTCATTAAGGCTGACCAGACAATTGGCAAAACAATCTATGTGTCCAATGGGGGGCAGCAGGGTGAATGGGGCAAACCGGAGAGGTGCCTTGCCGGTACCGTGGCCAAAGGTCTCAGTCTGAAG GTGGAACAGCCACAAGGAATTGGTGATGACACATCTTTGAATGGGATAAGACTCCACTGTGTAAGATGCCGTTTTCCACATGACGAGAACATGATCACCTCTGATTTTGGCCT atgGGGGACCTGGGGACCCACAAAGTGGTGCCCGTATGGATTCCTTAGCACATTTTCCCTGAGAGTGGAAGGGTTCCAAGGACAGTTAGATGAAACTGCCGCCAACAACATCAAGTTTAAATGCTCAGACAACAGTACGCTGGAGGGAGATGGCCTCTCTTGGGGAATGTATGGAGCCTTGAGTGAGTCCTGTTTGTACGGCATCTGTGGCATTACAACAAAGGTAGTAAAGCCACAGGGTTTCGGAGATGACACTGCCCTAAATGATGTCCACTTTTCCTGTTGTGCTGCTGGAGCTTACAATACATAA